From a single Panulirus ornatus isolate Po-2019 chromosome 69, ASM3632096v1, whole genome shotgun sequence genomic region:
- the LOC139747654 gene encoding uncharacterized protein: MRLSVACVVLAALMVAVAATAATRKQRLQGAPLGATGALQVLHHLGLDRGSAAPSVTLGQKIRQEDSPIYYIKLPPLPYYYISNNIHRHSQTTSFPFKKVDVDFNSNGKPTQIYHWNQPTTNIWSSSTTRYPAPASTTTPLPPTTTTTTTAAPSTTAKPSKKPWVTFNKYFPYNGRPSNIYVWKPRPPINMNKYKQHYFKHFNY, translated from the exons ACTGTCTGTAGCCTGCGTGGTGTTGGCAGcgctgatggtggcggtggccgCGACTGCAGCGACGAGGAAGCAGAGGCTGCAGGGGGCGCCCCTGGGTGCCACTGGCGCCCTACAG GTGTTGCATCATTTGGGTCTGGATCGAGGCAGTGCCGCTCCCAGCGTCACTCTCGGTCAGAAGATACGGCAGGAGGATTCTCCCATATATTACATCaagcttcctcccctcccttattACTACATCAGCAACAACATCCATCGCCACTCCCAGACGACGTCCTTCCCCTTCAAGAAG GTCGACGTCGACTTCAACAGTAATGGGAAACCCACCCAGATCTACCACTGGAACCAGCCCACTACCAATATCTGGAGTTCTTCAACCACCCGCTACCCAGCCCCTGCCAgtaccaccacacccctaccaccaaccaccactactaccaccacagcgGCACCATCTACCACCGCCAAGCCATCGAAGAAACCCTGGGTGACATTCAACAAGTACTTCCCTTACAACGGACGACCTTCCAATATCTACGTGTGGAAACCTCGACCTCCAATCAACATGAACAAGTATAAACAACATTACTTCAAGCACTTCAACTACTAA